A stretch of Elgaria multicarinata webbii isolate HBS135686 ecotype San Diego chromosome 5, rElgMul1.1.pri, whole genome shotgun sequence DNA encodes these proteins:
- the PCDH20 gene encoding protocadherin-20 — protein MRCRGNETRRSSPPALGSSWLLGQRHRQLAMGQRSSPGSSTAASQRNLPNLFIFLLFLGPFNCFASYSRATELFYSINEGLPAGFLIGNLAQDLQLQGKAEDEGETAVEGKRQPDQWGKTPLSFSLASEGLGSQYINLDNQTGELRTSGQEIDREAVCTEDNVGSNGVASSSSSPVPSSESCLLLLDVLVLPQEYFRLVKVKIAIHDVNDNAPWFPMPQIHLFVPENSPINTRLAIEHPAVDPDMGSNGVQTYQLQDDYGVFTLDVEENESGERTPYLIVMGALDREARDEYITLITAEDGGVPPLVGSATLTIGISDINDNCPQFNESQINVTVFGNSSIGLHIASVHAMDVDQGINAEITYSYSQKVSQSSRILFHLNESTGIIKLSKRINGDTPRLHRLSVLANGPGCIPAVITVLISIIKVMMRPPEVIPRFIANEAEGVVYLRELEPVNTPIAFFTIKDPDEKYKVECYLDGDGPFRLSPYKPYHNEYLLETTKPLDYESQQLYEISVIAWNTEGFHVNKRVKVQVLDDNDNSPVFSQSLIELSIEENNAPNAFLTKLHATDADSGERGQVSYFLGFEAPSYFSLDKVTGVLTVSTQLDREEREKYRYTVRAVDFGVPPREAIATITISVLDKNDNSPRFINKDFSFFVPENFPGFGEIGVISVTDADIGQNGWVALSVLNGSDIFVIDTGKGVLRAKVSLDREQQSSYTLWVEAVDGGDPSLSSTAKITILLLDINDNPPLVLFPQSNMSYLLVLPTTLPGSPITEVYAVDNDTGMNAVIAYSIIGRRGPRPDSFKIDPKTGNITLEESLMQNDYGLYRLLVKVSDHGYPEPLHSTVMVNLFVNDTVSNESYIESLLRKEPDINIEEKEPQISIEPTHKKMESASCMPTLVALSIISLGSITLVTGMGIYICLRKGRKYHTGDENLEVQIPLNGRIDLHMLDRKPVEISNI, from the exons ATGCGCTGCCGAGGGAATGAGACGAGGCGCAGCTCGCCACCAGCCCTAGGATCCAGCTGGCTCCTTGGGCAGAGGCACCGGCAGCTGGCTATGGGGCAGCGATCCAGCCCTGGGAGCAGCACAGCCGCCAGTCAGAGGAATCTGCcg aacttatttattttccTGCTCTTCCTCGGACCTTTCAACTGCTTTGCAAGCTACAGCCGTGCCACTGAACTCTTCTACAGCATCAATGAAGGGCTACCTGCCGGATTCCTCATCGGGAATCTAGCCCAGGATTTACAGCTCCAGGGAAAAGCAGAGGATGAAGGTGAGACAGCTGTAGAGGGGAAGCGGCAACCGGACCAATGGGGAAAAACCCCTCTCTCCTTCAGCCTCGCCTCTGAAGGATTGGGAAGCCAGTACATCAACCTAGACAACCAGACAGGAGAACTGCGCACCTCAGGACAGGAAATTGACCGGGAGGCAGTATGCACAGAGGATAATGTTGGCTCTAATGGGgttgcttcttcctcctcctcaccagtaCCATCCTCCGAGTCATGCTTGCTGTTGCTGGATGTTCTGGTGTTACCACAGGAGTATTTCCGCCTCGTCAAGGTGAAGATTGCCATCCATGATGTTAATGACAATGCGCCATGGTTTCCCATGCCGCAGATACACCTCTTTGTGCCTGAGAATTCACCCATCAACACCCGTTTGGCTATAGAGCACCCAGCTGTGGACCCAGACATGGGTTCCAATGGGGTCCAGACATACCAACTACAAGATGACTATGGGGTTTTTACATTGGATGTGGAGGAGAACGAAAGTGGGGAAAGAACTCCTTACCTGATTGTCATGGGTGCCTTGGATAGGGAGGCCAGGGATGAATATATTACGCTCATCACTGCAGAGGATGGAGGAGTTCCACCATTGGTGGGCAGTGCCACCCTCACCATTGGCATCAGTGACATCAATGACAACTGCCCACAGTTCAATGAGTCCCAGATCAATGTCACTGTCTTTGGGAACTCTAGTATTGGGTTGCACATAGCCTCTGTCCATGCTATGGATGTGGACCAGGGAATCAATGCAGAGATCACCTATTCCTACAGTCAAAAGGTTTCTCAGTCGTCCCGCATTTTGTTTCACCTCAACGAAAGCACAGGCATTATCAAGCTCTCCAAGAGGATTAATGGTGATACTCCTCGACTCCATCGGTTGAGTGTATTGGCCAATGGTCCTGGTTGCATTCCAGCCGTGATCACTGTGTTGATATCCATCATCAAAGTCATGATGAGACCCCCTGAAGTGATCCCTCGTTTTATAGCGAATGAAGCAGAGGGGGTGGTTTACCTGAGGGAGTTAGAACCTGTGAACACCCCAATAGCATTTTTTACCATAAAAGACCCAGATGAAAAATACAAAGTGGAGTGTTATTTGGATGGTGATGGCCCATTCAGGTTGTCACCATACAAACCCTACCACAACGAGTACTTATTGGAGACTACAAAGCCATTGGATTATGAGTCTCAACAGCTCTATGAAATATCAGTGATTGCATGGAATACTGAAGGATTCCATGTCAATAAAAGAGTTAAAGTGCAAGTTCTAGATGATAACGACAACTCGCCTGTTTTTTCTCAATCACTAATAGAATTATCAATAGAAGAAAACAATGCTCCCAATGCTTTTTTGACCAAGCTGCATGCAACAGACGCGGACAGTGGAGAAAGAGGGCAAGTGTCTTATTTCCTAGGGTTTGAAGCTCCATCGTATTTTTCTTTAGATAAGGTGACTGGAGTCCTTACGGTTTCCACCCAGCTggacagagaagaaagagaaaaataccgCTACACGGTTAGAGCAGTCGATTTTGGAGTGCCTCCCCGAGAAGCAATAGCCACCATTACCATCTCAGTACTGGATAAAAATGACAACAGTCCAAGATTTATCAACAAGGATTTCAGTTTTTTTGTGCCGGAGAATTTCCCAGGCTTTGGCGAAATTGGAGTTATAAGTGTCACTGACGCAGATATCGGGCAAAACGGATGGGTCGCACTTTCTGTTTTGAACGGAAGTGACATCTTTGTTATAGATACCGGCAAGGGAGTGTTAAGGGCAAAGGTATCTCTAGACAGGGAACAGCAAAGCTCATACACCTTATGGGTTGAAGCAGTGGATGGAGGGGATCCTTCTTTGTCCTCTACCGCAAAAATAACCATCCTTTTGCTGGACATAAATGACAACCCACCATTGGTTTTGTTTCCTCAGTCTAACATGTCTTACCTTCTAGTCCTTCCTACTACTCTACCTGGATCTCCTATCACAGAAGTCTATGCTGTAGATAATGACACTGGCATGAATGCGGTTATAGCGTATAGCATCATTGGGAGAAGAGGTCCACGGCCAGACTCCTTTAAGATTGACCCCAAGACAGGCAACATCACTCTGGAAGAGTCACTCATGCAAAATGACTACGGCCTCTATCGGCTTCTCGTTAAGGTTAGCGATCATGGTTACCCAGAACCTCTCCATTCCACAGTCATGGTGAACCTCTTTGTCAATGACACTGTGAGCAATGAGAGCTATATTGAAAGCCTTTTAAGAAAGGAACCTGACATTAATATTGAGGAAAAAGAACCACAAATCTCTATAGAACCCACGCACAAAAAAATGGAATCAGCCTCTTGTATGCCTACTTTAGTGGCCCTGTCAATAATAAGCTTGGGTTCAATAACATTGGTAACTGGAATGGGCATTTATATCTGcctaaggaaagggagaaaatacCACACAGGAGATGAGAATTTGGAAGTACAAATCCCATTAAATGGAAGAATTGATCTGCATATGCTGGACAGAAAACCAGTGGAAATTTCCAATATCTGA